One Pseudomonas entomophila genomic window carries:
- the cmk gene encoding (d)CMP kinase gives MSSQAPVITIDGPSGSGKGTVAGLLARELGWRLLDSGALYRLLAFNASNHGVDLTNEELLKALAAHLDVQFIAAEPGKLQQIILEGEDVSNVIRTETVGAGASMVASLPAVREALLQRQRAFREAPGLIADGRDMGTVVFPDAPLKVFLTASAEERARRRYLQLKGKGEDVSLSSLLDEIRARDERDTQRAVAPLKPAADAIQLDSTELSIEQVLQRIRSELSLRDLV, from the coding sequence GTGAGTTCGCAAGCACCGGTCATCACCATCGACGGGCCGAGCGGCTCGGGCAAGGGTACTGTTGCCGGCCTGCTGGCCCGAGAGCTGGGCTGGCGCTTGCTCGACTCTGGCGCCCTGTACCGCCTGCTGGCCTTCAACGCCAGCAACCATGGTGTCGACCTGACCAATGAAGAGTTGCTCAAGGCCCTGGCCGCTCATCTGGATGTGCAGTTCATCGCCGCCGAGCCGGGCAAGCTGCAGCAGATCATTCTCGAAGGCGAGGATGTCAGCAATGTCATCCGTACCGAGACTGTAGGTGCTGGCGCGTCGATGGTCGCCTCGTTGCCTGCGGTTCGCGAAGCGCTGCTGCAACGCCAGCGCGCCTTCCGTGAAGCGCCCGGTCTGATCGCCGATGGTCGTGACATGGGGACCGTGGTGTTCCCGGACGCCCCCTTGAAAGTCTTCCTCACCGCCAGCGCGGAGGAGCGTGCTCGCCGCCGTTACCTGCAGTTGAAGGGCAAGGGTGAAGATGTTAGTCTGTCAAGTCTGCTAGATGAGATCCGTGCGCGCGATGAGCGTGACACCCAGCGCGCAGTGGCCCCGCTCAAGCCGGCGGCCGATGCGATTCAGCTGGATTCCACGGAGTTGTCCATCGAGCAGGTGCTGCAACGCATCAGGAGCGAGCTGTCGCTACGCGACCTCGTCTGA
- the rpsA gene encoding 30S ribosomal protein S1 produces the protein MSESFAELFEESLKTLNLQPGAIITGIVVDIDGDWVTVHAGLKSEGVIPLEQFINEAGELTIKVGDEVHVALDAVEDGFGETKLSREKAKRAECWIVLEAAFAAEEVVKGVINGKVKGGFTVDVNGIRAFLPGSLVDVRPVRDTTHLEGKELEFKVIKLDQKRNNVVVSRRSVLEAENSAEREALLESLQEGQQVKGIVKNLTDYGAFVDLGGVDGLLHITDMAWKRIKHPSEIVNVGDEIDVKVLKYDRERNRVSLGLKQLGEDPWVAIKARYPESTRVMARVTNLTDYGCFAELEEGVEGLVHVSEMDWTNKNIHPSKVVQVGDEVEVMVLDIDEERRRISLGIKQCKSNPWEDFSGQFNKGDKITGTIKSITDFGIFIGLDGGIDGLVHLSDISWNEAGEEAVRRFKKGDELETVILSVDPERERISLGIKQLEDDPFSNFVALNDKGAIVKGIVKEVDAKGAIVTLGDDIEATLKASEISRDRVEDARNVLKEGEEIEAKIISVDRKSRVISLSIKSKDDAEEREAIQSLKNAPEAAADTTMAALLREAMAKQN, from the coding sequence ATGAGCGAAAGCTTTGCAGAACTCTTTGAAGAAAGCCTGAAAACCCTCAATCTTCAGCCGGGTGCCATCATCACCGGTATCGTTGTCGACATCGACGGCGACTGGGTTACCGTTCACGCTGGCCTGAAGTCCGAGGGCGTCATCCCGCTCGAGCAGTTCATCAACGAAGCTGGCGAGCTGACCATCAAGGTCGGTGACGAAGTTCACGTTGCGCTGGACGCGGTCGAAGACGGCTTTGGCGAAACCAAGCTGTCCCGTGAAAAAGCCAAGCGCGCCGAGTGCTGGATTGTTCTGGAAGCTGCTTTCGCTGCCGAAGAAGTGGTCAAGGGCGTTATCAACGGTAAGGTTAAGGGCGGCTTCACTGTCGACGTTAACGGCATCCGTGCGTTCCTGCCGGGCTCCCTGGTTGATGTCCGCCCAGTGCGCGACACCACCCACCTGGAAGGCAAAGAGCTGGAATTCAAGGTCATCAAGCTGGACCAGAAGCGCAACAACGTTGTCGTTTCCCGTCGCAGCGTCCTGGAAGCCGAAAACAGCGCCGAGCGCGAAGCTCTGCTGGAATCGCTGCAGGAAGGCCAGCAGGTCAAGGGTATCGTCAAGAACCTCACCGACTACGGTGCGTTCGTCGACCTGGGCGGCGTCGATGGTCTGCTGCACATCACCGACATGGCCTGGAAGCGTATCAAGCACCCGTCCGAGATCGTCAACGTTGGTGACGAGATCGACGTCAAGGTCCTGAAGTACGATCGTGAGCGCAACCGCGTTTCGCTGGGTCTGAAGCAGCTGGGCGAAGACCCATGGGTTGCTATCAAGGCTCGCTACCCAGAAAGCACTCGCGTCATGGCTCGCGTCACCAACCTGACCGACTACGGCTGCTTCGCTGAGCTGGAAGAAGGCGTTGAAGGCCTGGTGCACGTTTCCGAAATGGACTGGACCAACAAGAACATCCACCCGTCGAAAGTCGTTCAGGTTGGCGACGAAGTGGAAGTCATGGTTCTGGACATCGACGAAGAGCGTCGTCGTATCTCCCTGGGTATCAAGCAGTGCAAATCGAACCCATGGGAAGATTTCTCCGGCCAGTTCAACAAGGGTGACAAGATCACCGGTACCATCAAGTCGATCACCGACTTCGGTATCTTCATTGGCCTGGACGGCGGCATCGACGGTCTGGTTCACCTGTCGGACATCTCCTGGAACGAAGCCGGCGAAGAAGCCGTGCGTCGCTTCAAGAAGGGCGACGAGCTGGAAACCGTCATCCTGTCGGTTGACCCAGAGCGCGAGCGCATCTCCCTGGGCATCAAGCAACTGGAAGACGATCCGTTCTCCAACTTCGTTGCTCTGAACGACAAGGGCGCGATCGTCAAAGGTATCGTCAAGGAAGTTGACGCCAAAGGCGCCATCGTTACCCTGGGCGACGACATCGAAGCTACTCTGAAAGCTTCCGAAATCAGCCGTGACCGCGTTGAAGACGCTCGCAACGTGCTGAAGGAAGGCGAAGAGATCGAAGCCAAGATCATCAGCGTCGATCGCAAATCCCGCGTCATCAGCCTGTCCATCAAGTCGAAGGACGACGCTGAAGAGCGCGAAGCCATCCAGAGCCTGAAAAACGCTCCGGAAGCGGCTGCCGATACCACCATGGCTGCGCTGCTGCGCGAAGCAATGGCCAAGCAGAACTGA